In Kitasatospora sp. NBC_00240, the following are encoded in one genomic region:
- a CDS encoding chorismate mutase has protein sequence MTDHATTPDAGSPEGIDDAVRAELTSLRESIDNIDAAVVHMLAERFKATQRVGRLKAEHKLPPADPARERDQIKRLRELAAGAHLDPVFAEKFLTFIIAEVIRHHEAIARA, from the coding sequence ATGACGGACCACGCCACGACCCCCGACGCCGGCTCGCCCGAGGGGATCGACGATGCCGTCCGGGCCGAGCTGACCAGCCTGCGGGAGAGCATCGACAACATCGACGCCGCCGTGGTCCACATGCTGGCCGAGCGCTTCAAGGCCACCCAGCGGGTCGGCCGCCTCAAGGCCGAGCACAAGCTGCCGCCGGCCGACCCGGCCCGGGAGCGTGACCAGATCAAGCGGCTGCGCGAGCTGGCGGCCGGGGCCCACCTGGACCCGGTCTTCGCCGAGAAGTTCCTCACGTTCATCATCGCCGAGGTGATCCGCCACCACGAGGCCATCGCCCGCGCCTGA
- the lepB gene encoding signal peptidase I, producing MTTELTGPRRADRRRRAAPEGRKRRARRAAGRTGRRRRWPWWAEIPAMVVVGLLVALLIKTCLFQVFTIPSGSMENTLRIGDRVGVNKLSPLFGWEPKPGEPVVFKDPGDWLPAQATSGGNPVTGAVGDVLSFVGLVPPKDDNYLVKRVIATGGQTVQCSGTTLKVDGAPVSEPYLFHGDDSCAGMDFGPVTVPDGYVWVEGDHRSDSADSRYHQQEKGGGAVPVENVVGPVSAVVWPLGHLDWFGWSGH from the coding sequence ATGACGACCGAGCTGACCGGCCCGCGCCGGGCCGACCGTCGCCGCAGAGCCGCCCCCGAGGGCCGCAAGCGCCGGGCGCGCCGCGCCGCCGGCCGGACCGGGCGCCGCCGCCGCTGGCCCTGGTGGGCCGAGATCCCCGCGATGGTGGTGGTCGGCCTGCTCGTCGCCCTGCTGATCAAGACCTGCCTCTTCCAGGTGTTCACCATCCCCTCGGGGTCGATGGAGAACACCCTGCGGATCGGCGACCGGGTCGGCGTCAACAAGCTCTCCCCGCTCTTCGGCTGGGAGCCGAAGCCGGGCGAGCCGGTGGTCTTCAAGGATCCGGGGGACTGGCTGCCCGCGCAGGCCACCAGCGGCGGCAACCCCGTCACCGGCGCGGTCGGCGACGTGCTGTCCTTCGTCGGCCTGGTACCGCCGAAGGACGACAACTACCTGGTCAAGCGGGTGATCGCGACCGGCGGCCAGACCGTCCAGTGCTCCGGCACCACCCTGAAGGTCGACGGCGCGCCGGTCAGCGAGCCGTACCTCTTCCACGGGGACGACTCCTGCGCGGGGATGGACTTCGGGCCCGTCACCGTCCCGGACGGCTACGTCTGGGTGGAGGGCGACCACCGCAGCGACTCCGCGGACTCCCGCTACCACCAGCAGGAGAAGGGCGGCGGCGCGGTACCGGTCGAGAACGTGGTCGGCCCGGTCTCGGCCGTGGTGTGGCCGCTCGGGCACCTGGACTGGTTCGGCTGGTCCGGCCACTGA